The Falco rusticolus isolate bFalRus1 chromosome 5, bFalRus1.pri, whole genome shotgun sequence genome has a segment encoding these proteins:
- the IL2RB gene encoding interleukin-2 receptor subunit beta — MPAALADTWTCIELGYPPPSLLLFPLPVPLSVWRPAPASIQPHNLVLGDSLHLDRRVPGAGSVSPVQMKPSLLLLCYLWLSSFMPPSWTSDSAQGTSSLTCWYDSRAALFCDWNPGRDLVEAPCQLEILSKLAFCDRLFPFPEKFKEHCELPKAEHMTGLRRCIKTFGKNSNSQCFTTADRLTMSVHCQIGENRSMPAQIEDFNPLANIKLRPPGNLQLVNKTENMYNLTWSLDISSHYLDGEREYQVRYRTTSQSWEEARNFTIVQDQMWVVFESLSPNLKYEAAVRARPSASSTYKGVWSDWSKTILWRTHADQTSQPFLPAIIVSTCIFVIIGTACLINLRTLKWFKKVLKIHIPDPEKFFPPLVSVHGGDIQKWLSSPFSTSSYCVNSITPDISMLEVMQKNDQDSQSLLSKGTLTPDPPLETSGHSVSSCFTNQGYFFFHLPNSFEIEPCQVYFTYEPFTQEGSGTEDSESYHGLPSPDLCTLAENMPMLSHNFFHCIKEAWGFQNSSFVGEAEGEAQHAMAISGALQSSEGTSPPTVLKKDEKMMDKVALQPAEALCQLETEFPDPLDLLDSNTTDVTEGSGKAGPPTDPCTPAAHATSSFSQPPPLRQSQDEDPCRTAFSNQVPNTGAYLSLRDLQSQYSHCSV; from the exons ATGCCAGCAGCGCTGGCTGACACCTGGACATGCATTGAACTAGGATATCCACCTCCCTCCCTGttgcttttccccctccctgttCCCCTCTCTGTTTGGCGTCCAGCACCTGCTTCCATCCAACCCCACAACCTGGTCCTTGGGGACTCCCTTCATCTGGATCGCCGGGTGCCTGGAGCTGGAAG CGTGTCACCAGTACAGATGAAgccctctctgctgcttctgtgttaCCTCTGGCTGTCCAGCTTCATGCCTCCCTCATGGACATCAGACTCAGCACAAG GCACCTCCAGCCTAACTTGCTGGTATGACTCACGAGCAGCTCTCTTTTGTGACTGGAACCCAGGCAGGGACCTGGTTGAAGCACCATGCCAGCTGGAGATTTTATCAAAGTTAGCTTTTTGTGACAG GTTATTtccctttcctgaaaaattcaAGGAGCACTGTGAATTGCCCAAGGCAGAACACATGACAGGACTGAGGAGATGCATCAAGACCTTCGGCAAAAACAGTAAT TCTCAGTGCTTCACCACTGCAGATCGTCTTACCATGTCTGTCCATTGCCAGATTGGAGAGAATAGGTCTATGCCTGCGCAAATAGAAGATTTCAATCCGCTTGCAAATA taaAGCTGAGGCCTCCAGGAAATCTTCAGCTGgttaacaaaactgaaaacatgtaCAACTTAACGTGGAGCCTGGATATTTCCTCTCACTATTTGGATGGGGAGCGGGAATACCAAGTGCGGTATCGAACCACGAGTCAGTCCTGGGAG GAGGCCAGGAACTTCACCATTGTGCAGGACCAGATGTGGGTGGTGTTTGAGAGCCTCTCACCCAACTTGAAATATGAGGCAGCTGTGCGTGCAAGGCCAAGTGCTTCAAGTACCTACAAAGGCGTGTGGAGCGACTGGAGCAAGACAATACTGTGGAGGACACATGCTGACC AAACATCCCAGCCTTTCCTGCCAGCAATTATAGTGAGCACTTGCATCTTCGTGATCATTGGGACTGCCTGCCTTATTAACTTACGGACCCTGAAATG GTTTAAGAAAGTCCTGAAGATTCACATCCCAGACCCTGAGAAGTTCTTTCCCCCACTTGTTTCAGTTCACGGAGGTGACATTCAG AAATGGCTCTCCTCCCCATTCTCCACATCTTCCTACTGTGTGAACAGCATAACCCCAGACATCTCCATGCTTGAGGTGATGCAGAAGAATGACCAGGATTCCCAGTCTCTACTTTCCAAGGGCACCCTGACTCCTGACCCTCCCTTAGAAACCAGTGGGCACTCTGTATCCAGCTGCTTCACCAACCAAGGCTACTTCTTCTTCCACCTTCCCAACTCCTTTGAGATTGAACCCTGTCAGGTCTACTTCACCTATGAGCCTTTCACCCAAGAGGGCAGTGGCACTGAGGACAGTGAGTCTTACCATGGTCTCCCCTCCCCAGACCTCTGCACACTGGCAGAGAACATGCCTATGTTGTCACACAACTTCTTTCACTGCATCAAGGAAGCTTGGGGCTTCCAAAACAGCTCCTTTGTGGGAGAGGCAGAAGGTGAAGCTCAGCATGCCATGGCTATTTCTGGGGCACTCCAGTCAAGTGAAGGCACCTCACCACCAACGGTTCTGAAAAAGGATGAGAAGATGATGGACAAGGTAGCTTTACAACCTGCTGAGGCTCTGTGCCAGCTGGAGACTGAATTTCCTGACCCACTGGACCTGCTTGACAGCAATACTACCGATGTAACAGAGGGGAGTGGGAAGGCAGGCCCTCCAACTGATCCCTGTACGCCAGCAGCACACGCtacctcttctttctctcagcCTCCACCTCTAAGGCAAAGCCAGGATGAGGATCCATGCAGAACAGCTTTCTCCAACCAAGTCCCAAACACTGGTGCCTACCTTTCTCTGAGGGACCTCCAAAGCCAGTACAGCCATTGCTCTGTCTAG